Sequence from the bacterium genome:
GTCATCCTGCGGGTTCGACGCCATCCTGCTGCGCCAGGACAAGGTGGAGAAGGCCGACATCAGCGGGTATCACGGGGTCTGGGTCTTTGCCGAGCAGAAGGCCGGAGTGGTCCAAAGCATAGCCTACGAACTGCTGGGCGAGGGCCGCAAACTGGCCGACACCCTGGGGGTGGAACTTTCGGCCGTCATCCTGGGTAACAGCATCGAGCCGGCCTGTCGTGAGCTGGTCTTACGCGGGGCCGACAATGTATATGCGGTGTCCCATCCGTCCCTGGAGAACTTCTGCGACGAGCCCTACTCCATCATCCTGGCCGGACTGATAAACCAGCACAAGCCGGAGATAGTGCTCTGCGGCGCCTCCACCATCGGCCGGGCCCTGATCCCCCGGGTGGCCATCAAGGTCCACACCGGGCTGACCGCTGACTGCACCGCTTTGGCCATCGACGAGGAGAAGAGGATACTGCTCCAGACCCGGCCGGCCTTCGGCGGGAACATCATGGCCACCATCATCTGCCCCAATCACCGGCCCCAGATGGCCACCGTCCGCCACAAGGTGATGAAGGAGGCCGCCCCCGACAGTTCCCGGAAGGGGAAGGTGATCAATGTTCCCTACGACCAGAAGATGCCGGCCTCCCGCACCTCGGTTCTGAAAGTGGTGGAGGAGCTCACCAGCATGGTCAAGCTGACCGAGGCCGACATCATCGTCTCCGGCGGCCGGGGGATGAAGGGCCCGGAGAACTTCAAGCTGATAGAGGCCCTGGCCAAATCCCTGGGGGGGGCGGTGGGCGCTTCCCGGGCGGCGGTGGATTCCGGATGGATCCCCTATTCCCACCAGGTGGGGCAGACCGGGAAGACGGTGGCCCCCAAGCTCTACGTGGCCTGCGGCATCAGCGGGGCCATCCAGCACCTGGTGGGCATGCAGTCGGCCGACTGCATCATCGCCATCAACAAGGACCCCGACGCCCCCATCTTCAAGGTGGCCAATTTCGGGATCGTGGGCGACGTGTTCGAAGTGGTGCCGGCCCTGACCAAG
This genomic interval carries:
- a CDS encoding electron transfer flavoprotein subunit alpha — encoded protein: MSDIEIIQDKCVGCGACLSSCPYGAISLKDNLAVIDDDKCTLCGACVSSCGFDAILLRQDKVEKADISGYHGVWVFAEQKAGVVQSIAYELLGEGRKLADTLGVELSAVILGNSIEPACRELVLRGADNVYAVSHPSLENFCDEPYSIILAGLINQHKPEIVLCGASTIGRALIPRVAIKVHTGLTADCTALAIDEEKRILLQTRPAFGGNIMATIICPNHRPQMATVRHKVMKEAAPDSSRKGKVINVPYDQKMPASRTSVLKVVEELTSMVKLTEADIIVSGGRGMKGPENFKLIEALAKSLGGAVGASRAAVDSGWIPYSHQVGQTGKTVAPKLYVACGISGAIQHLVGMQSADCIIAINKDPDAPIFKVANFGIVGDVFEVVPALTKKLQETCGK